Proteins from one Homalodisca vitripennis isolate AUS2020 chromosome 3, UT_GWSS_2.1, whole genome shotgun sequence genomic window:
- the LOC124357871 gene encoding uncharacterized protein LOC124357871 encodes MMSSAVDSDSVTCLLPEYASPRLVKLIDSKDLGCKEQTFWDWVQGRAEGLEDVENWFLRRGVHAYHTLLMLLMVGSTVVVLAFVIRGQRQRTRTVPSPVEVPYTIIGDKDIFV; translated from the exons ATGATGTCTTCCGCAGTCGACTCAGACAGCGTGAC TTGTCTATTGCCCGAGTATGCATCTCCACGCCTAGTAAAACTCATAGACAGTAAGGACTTGGGATGCAAAGAGCAGACCTTTTGGGATTGGGTCCAAGGTCGTGCTGAAGGACTCGAGGATGTGGAAAACTGGTTTCTGCGCCGCGGAGTCCACGCTTACCACACCCTGCTTATGCTGCTGATGGTCGGATCCACGGTGGTCGTCTTGGCCTTCGTGATCCGGGGCCAGAGGCAGAGAACTAGGACTGTGCCATCACCGGTAGAAGTCCCTTATACCATAATTGGTGACAAGGACATCTTTGTGTAG